From a region of the Paenibacillus segetis genome:
- a CDS encoding GNAT family N-acetyltransferase — MSSQVLAPTLVIRTSCSDDVNGMLPLMRQLRYPTTPSVLKEHLSMLDNHPLFCNLVAELDGNVVGTTFLKLYQTHDMKKPVTQITAMVVDEEHRGTGIGKRLLREAETWCKQHGSSQMYLSTGDRNMDAKTFYEHLGFICTGYRLSKTLS; from the coding sequence ATGAGTAGTCAGGTCTTAGCTCCAACCTTGGTAATCCGAACTAGCTGTAGCGACGATGTTAACGGCATGCTTCCATTGATGCGTCAGCTCCGTTATCCTACGACACCTAGTGTGCTTAAAGAACATCTCTCCATGTTAGACAATCATCCTCTATTCTGTAATCTTGTCGCTGAATTGGATGGAAACGTTGTGGGTACAACCTTCTTAAAGCTCTATCAGACACATGATATGAAGAAGCCAGTGACGCAGATTACTGCGATGGTAGTGGATGAAGAACATCGTGGAACCGGGATCGGTAAACGTTTGTTACGAGAAGCAGAAACCTGGTGTAAGCAGCATGGAAGCTCGCAGATGTATCTGTCTACAGGTGATCGCAACATGGACGCCAAAACATTTTATGAACACTTAGGTTTTATTTGCACTGGATACCGCTTAAGTAAGACATTATCATAA
- the purT gene encoding formate-dependent phosphoribosylglycinamide formyltransferase produces the protein MWGAPLSKQAKSIMLLGSGELGKEVVIEAGRLGVKTIAVDRYENAPAMSVAQESYVIDMLDGEALRSLIVNISPDIIVPEVEAIATSVLVELEKEGFTVIPTATAALLTMDREGIRRLAAEELGLRTANYEFADSLEELQAAVSKVGIPCVIKPLMSSSGKGQSVCRKLDEVEGCWNNALEGARAKKMRVIVESFVPFVSEITLLTVRSVSGTIFCPPIGHIQQDGDYTQSWQPHFLNEDQLSEAQNIARKITDALGGFGLFGVELFVTEDGIVFSEVSPRPHDTGMVTMVTQDLSEFALHVRAILGLPIHSVELLTPGASATLKGDREGENFVIAGMDEALSLPRTQIRVFGKPLCKPGRRMAVALSGAEDVETARSRANQAASLLKVVWSNE, from the coding sequence ATGTGGGGAGCTCCTTTATCAAAGCAGGCCAAAAGCATCATGTTGCTCGGCAGTGGGGAATTGGGCAAGGAAGTAGTGATCGAAGCAGGGCGACTTGGAGTCAAAACGATCGCCGTTGATCGGTATGAGAACGCTCCAGCTATGAGCGTAGCTCAAGAGTCATATGTAATTGACATGTTAGATGGCGAGGCTTTGAGATCACTCATCGTGAACATCTCACCGGATATTATAGTGCCGGAGGTTGAAGCGATTGCTACGTCAGTTCTGGTTGAATTGGAAAAGGAAGGCTTCACCGTTATTCCGACCGCAACAGCAGCACTGTTGACGATGGATCGCGAAGGAATTCGTAGATTGGCTGCAGAAGAGTTAGGTTTACGTACAGCTAACTATGAGTTTGCTGATAGCCTGGAAGAATTACAAGCTGCAGTATCAAAAGTCGGTATTCCTTGTGTGATCAAACCGTTGATGAGTTCATCCGGTAAAGGTCAAAGTGTATGCAGGAAGCTTGATGAAGTTGAAGGATGCTGGAACAATGCTCTGGAAGGTGCGCGCGCCAAAAAAATGCGTGTCATTGTTGAATCCTTTGTACCATTTGTTAGTGAGATCACATTGCTGACGGTCAGATCTGTATCGGGTACAATCTTCTGTCCACCGATTGGTCATATTCAACAGGATGGGGATTACACCCAATCTTGGCAACCTCATTTCCTAAATGAGGATCAGCTTAGCGAGGCTCAGAATATTGCACGGAAAATTACGGATGCGCTTGGTGGGTTTGGTTTGTTTGGTGTAGAACTGTTCGTGACGGAAGATGGTATCGTCTTTAGCGAAGTCTCTCCAAGACCACATGATACGGGTATGGTGACCATGGTCACTCAGGATTTGTCGGAATTTGCACTACATGTACGGGCCATTCTTGGGCTTCCGATTCATTCGGTTGAACTGCTGACTCCTGGAGCTTCTGCAACACTAAAAGGTGATCGTGAAGGAGAAAATTTTGTGATTGCTGGAATGGATGAAGCGCTGAGTCTACCAAGAACGCAAATCCGCGTGTTTGGCAAACCGCTCTGTAAGCCAGGACGCCGGATGGCAGTTGCCCTAAGTGGGGCAGAGGATGTTGAAACAGCTCGCAGCCGCGCTAATCAAGCGGCAAGTCTACTGAAGGTGGTATGGTCTAATGAGTAG
- a CDS encoding dynamin family protein, whose amino-acid sequence MATITTSQDYPLQLLLDQLRAQYKMYGDMTTYREIDDLQEKLNANELTLSFCGHFSAGKSSLINSLCGKAVLPSSPLPTTANVSVLRHGLPKALLTPVNVNGDVISEEVHVPIEELEKYCRDGNSYSMVSVWDEIPLLGEHGVLLDTPGVDSGDAAHALVTNSALHLGDVVFYVMDYNHVLSESNLSFAKVLADWGKPLYLVINQMDKHREDEVSYEAYQKSVQNVFELWGIVPSGVFYISLKELTHPLNMLSQLRECITELLTKRTELLNYSIACSAHHGALSFLKRYEVSEEDERFTLIQEIGGENAVLELPVILTALEEKIHSNQGLIESRRMEFTKELDRLLGSVHIMTPSLREAGELYLASRESSFKTGLLFKGGKTQREKERRRDDFLSKLKEGTAAQVDWHVRDLLRRYGRSEELWSAEWETEMDRTLPQAEESWITEPAQEGALLSGDYTLRYAAAVAAGIAGRYRRVATLLFERLLAEVLAPRVAVAAQELAAQREALLVRSKAAARLKALDAAAKERAERLQALLGAAPSLPPGILPEVRDLQPLPDTVAAAVASAPAAPATPAVAAAEAPHAPAVPAAAAGNGQRRLTAAAEVLEAAAEVLGPYPAFGTGVRELRARASHLRGGKFTVALFGAFSAGKSSFANALLGSEILPVSPHPTTAAINVIMAPQQGMEHGQAKIIFKSLEAMKSDLTYSFESLQLGPWKEQNWLSQVSKIKISDVPPSGRAHYSFLRAAASGWSEYANHLGGQIVANLEDFSSYVSDENKACFVAEIQLYYACPLTEQGLVIVDTPGADSIHARHTNVTFQYMKNSDALVYVTYYNHAFSRADRQFLAHLGRAKGSFALDKMFFIVNAADLAATSGELEEVIEYVQDGLRGAGIDSPQIYAVSSQMALDARKRNEEVSEASGFAKFERAFFEFISQDSAGLLIDAAQRELNVIMDRVDQWTTTIMQSKEERLAHIEKLQEDRKIFVEELDRLKLRNRDMEIRQEIEELLYHVRQRLRFLAGDLFLEYFHPSLLQDDGGDLKRKFNSTFHGWLAGLSLELEREIQVTSLRVEQKCTVLLDMEYNIWMEELKGRLMNIPAFVAHPAMKWASVLAKEGWLEQALQPGDYWMYFKNPKTFFEGGGKQKLREAVESPLEDKVKEVMDEAIGDMFVLFSEEMARGLSIRVHSLNEQWDEWETGISDITITSDGEESWKNVSQKLHSMNQILHATI is encoded by the coding sequence ATGGCGACGATTACAACCAGTCAGGATTATCCGCTTCAATTACTTCTTGACCAACTAAGAGCACAGTACAAGATGTATGGAGATATGACCACTTACCGTGAAATCGATGATTTACAGGAAAAGTTAAATGCAAACGAATTAACACTGTCGTTTTGTGGTCATTTTTCGGCAGGGAAATCAAGTCTGATCAATTCATTGTGTGGGAAAGCGGTCTTGCCTTCATCCCCTCTTCCAACAACAGCAAATGTATCAGTACTCCGTCATGGTCTTCCCAAAGCTCTGTTAACCCCTGTGAATGTAAATGGAGATGTCATCAGTGAAGAGGTTCATGTTCCAATAGAAGAGTTAGAGAAGTATTGTCGTGATGGAAATTCATATTCTATGGTTTCAGTATGGGATGAGATTCCGCTATTGGGTGAGCATGGGGTTCTGCTAGATACCCCTGGAGTGGATTCCGGAGATGCGGCGCATGCATTAGTTACAAATTCAGCCCTTCACTTGGGAGATGTCGTGTTCTATGTAATGGATTATAATCATGTCTTATCGGAGAGTAATCTTTCTTTTGCAAAAGTTCTAGCTGATTGGGGCAAGCCACTTTACTTGGTTATAAACCAGATGGATAAGCACCGGGAGGACGAGGTGTCCTATGAGGCTTATCAAAAATCAGTTCAGAATGTGTTTGAACTGTGGGGAATCGTTCCTTCTGGTGTATTTTACATATCGTTAAAAGAGCTTACTCACCCTTTAAATATGCTGTCGCAACTACGAGAGTGTATTACTGAATTATTGACGAAGAGAACGGAGCTACTAAATTATAGTATCGCTTGTTCCGCTCATCATGGTGCGTTGAGCTTTTTGAAGCGTTATGAGGTGAGTGAGGAAGATGAACGCTTTACATTAATTCAGGAAATCGGTGGTGAGAATGCTGTCCTAGAACTGCCGGTAATATTAACGGCACTAGAAGAAAAGATACACTCAAACCAAGGTTTGATCGAGTCTAGGCGCATGGAGTTTACAAAGGAACTAGATCGATTACTTGGAAGTGTACATATTATGACTCCTTCGCTTCGTGAGGCGGGAGAACTTTATTTAGCCAGTCGTGAAAGTAGCTTTAAGACAGGACTGTTGTTCAAGGGAGGAAAGACCCAACGGGAGAAAGAACGCCGTCGGGATGATTTTTTGTCCAAGCTGAAGGAAGGGACTGCAGCACAAGTGGATTGGCATGTTCGTGATCTGCTGCGCCGCTACGGAAGAAGTGAGGAGCTCTGGAGTGCGGAATGGGAGACTGAGATGGATAGGACATTACCGCAAGCGGAGGAGTCGTGGATCACGGAGCCTGCTCAAGAGGGTGCCCTCCTCTCTGGCGACTACACGCTACGCTATGCTGCGGCGGTAGCAGCAGGCATCGCAGGCCGCTACCGCCGCGTAGCCACTCTCTTGTTCGAGCGGCTGCTTGCGGAGGTGCTTGCACCGCGCGTAGCTGTTGCGGCGCAGGAGCTGGCCGCACAGCGCGAGGCGCTGCTGGTGCGGTCTAAGGCAGCGGCGCGGCTTAAGGCGCTTGACGCCGCCGCTAAGGAACGCGCCGAGCGCCTGCAGGCGCTGCTCGGCGCCGCCCCGTCCCTCCCTCCGGGCATTCTGCCGGAGGTGAGGGACCTGCAGCCGCTGCCAGATACTGTGGCGGCGGCCGTAGCATCGGCGCCTGCGGCGCCGGCCACGCCGGCGGTAGCCGCGGCAGAAGCGCCGCACGCGCCTGCCGTGCCCGCCGCCGCTGCCGGGAACGGCCAGCGGCGCCTAACGGCCGCGGCCGAAGTGCTGGAGGCCGCCGCAGAGGTGCTGGGCCCGTACCCGGCCTTTGGCACAGGGGTACGGGAATTGCGTGCCCGTGCGTCCCATTTACGCGGCGGCAAGTTCACGGTTGCGCTGTTCGGTGCGTTCAGCGCAGGCAAGTCTTCCTTCGCCAACGCCCTGCTAGGCTCAGAGATCCTACCTGTATCGCCGCATCCAACTACAGCGGCGATTAATGTAATTATGGCGCCTCAGCAAGGGATGGAGCATGGTCAAGCTAAGATTATCTTTAAATCCCTTGAAGCGATGAAGAGTGATCTAACTTATTCTTTTGAGTCCCTACAACTTGGGCCATGGAAGGAACAGAACTGGTTGTCTCAAGTGTCTAAAATAAAAATAAGTGATGTGCCTCCTTCAGGGAGAGCACACTATAGCTTTCTTCGAGCAGCAGCTTCCGGATGGAGTGAATACGCTAACCATTTGGGGGGCCAGATTGTCGCGAATCTGGAGGATTTCTCTTCCTATGTATCAGATGAGAATAAGGCTTGCTTCGTTGCTGAAATTCAATTGTATTACGCTTGTCCTTTGACAGAACAAGGATTAGTCATCGTGGATACACCTGGCGCTGATTCAATCCATGCACGCCATACGAATGTGACCTTTCAATATATGAAGAATAGTGATGCTCTTGTCTACGTGACTTATTATAATCACGCATTTTCTAGGGCTGACCGCCAGTTTCTAGCTCATCTTGGAAGAGCTAAAGGAAGCTTTGCGCTCGATAAAATGTTCTTCATTGTCAATGCGGCTGATTTGGCTGCAACGTCCGGGGAACTTGAAGAAGTTATTGAATATGTACAGGATGGTCTTCGTGGTGCCGGAATCGATTCTCCGCAAATTTACGCGGTTTCCAGCCAAATGGCCTTGGATGCTAGAAAGAGGAATGAAGAGGTTTCCGAAGCTTCAGGTTTTGCAAAGTTTGAGCGTGCTTTCTTTGAATTTATAAGTCAAGATTCTGCAGGGCTGCTCATTGACGCGGCACAAAGAGAACTGAACGTTATCATGGACCGCGTTGATCAATGGACGACTACAATCATGCAAAGTAAGGAGGAACGTCTAGCTCACATCGAAAAACTGCAAGAAGACCGCAAGATATTTGTGGAAGAACTGGATAGATTGAAGTTGCGGAACCGAGATATGGAGATTCGTCAGGAAATTGAAGAATTATTGTATCATGTCAGACAAAGACTTCGTTTTCTTGCGGGTGATCTGTTTCTTGAATATTTCCATCCGTCGCTTCTTCAAGATGATGGTGGTGACTTAAAGCGTAAGTTTAATTCAACGTTTCACGGTTGGTTGGCTGGATTGTCACTAGAGCTGGAACGCGAAATCCAGGTAACCTCACTAAGAGTAGAGCAAAAGTGTACTGTTCTTCTGGATATGGAATATAACATCTGGATGGAAGAACTAAAAGGACGATTGATGAACATTCCAGCATTTGTGGCTCATCCCGCGATGAAATGGGCCTCTGTCCTTGCCAAAGAAGGTTGGCTTGAGCAGGCACTTCAACCGGGTGATTATTGGATGTATTTTAAGAACCCTAAGACTTTCTTTGAGGGGGGCGGCAAGCAGAAATTACGTGAGGCTGTCGAGTCACCTTTGGAGGATAAGGTTAAAGAGGTCATGGACGAAGCCATAGGAGACATGTTTGTGCTATTTAGTGAGGAGATGGCTAGAGGACTGTCTATACGTGTACATTCTTTAAATGAACAATGGGATGAATGGGAAACGGGCATAAGTGATATTACGATTACCTCTGATGGAGAAGAATCGTGGAAGAATGTAAGTCAAAAACTTCATTCTATGAACCAAATCTTACATGCGACTATCTAA
- a CDS encoding NAD/NADP transhydrogenase alpha subunit, translating to MRCISVYTDNFELFSDVFEQAIELDLQEHDERELDGITISDSGEVPEHYLERMAVKPEVVVMKDKQKGITILQHGKVFEILIPSEADKVEASLI from the coding sequence ATGAGATGTATTTCCGTATACACCGATAACTTTGAATTGTTCTCGGATGTGTTTGAACAAGCGATTGAACTTGATTTGCAAGAGCATGATGAACGCGAATTAGATGGCATTACGATTAGTGATTCTGGTGAAGTTCCAGAGCACTATTTAGAGCGGATGGCAGTTAAGCCAGAAGTAGTAGTCATGAAGGATAAACAGAAGGGCATTACCATATTACAACATGGTAAAGTGTTTGAAATATTGATTCCGTCTGAAGCAGATAAGGTTGAGGCTTCACTGATCTAG
- the nth gene encoding endonuclease III, with translation MNAADVRHILDCIGEMFPDAHCELVHSNAFELTIAVLLSAQCTDATVNKVTVDLFQKYKTPEDYVSVPPAELEQDIRRIGLFRSKAKHIQKLCMILIEKYGSDIPSEHDQLVQLPGVGRKTANVVVSNAFGVPAIAVDTHVERVSKRLGLAGWNDSVLEVEKKLMKRIPRDEWTLTHHRLIFFGRYHCKAQNPQCQICPLLDVCREGKKRMKRSQVRKDK, from the coding sequence ATGAATGCCGCGGATGTCCGCCATATTCTAGACTGCATAGGCGAAATGTTTCCGGACGCGCATTGTGAATTGGTGCATAGCAATGCTTTCGAATTAACCATCGCTGTATTATTGTCTGCGCAGTGTACCGATGCGACTGTGAATAAGGTGACAGTGGATTTGTTTCAAAAATACAAAACGCCAGAAGACTATGTCTCCGTCCCGCCTGCAGAATTGGAGCAAGATATTCGCCGCATCGGTCTGTTTCGCAGTAAAGCTAAGCATATACAGAAATTGTGTATGATCCTAATCGAGAAGTATGGTAGTGACATTCCTAGTGAGCATGATCAACTAGTGCAATTACCGGGTGTTGGGCGAAAAACGGCCAATGTTGTGGTTTCTAATGCATTTGGTGTTCCTGCTATAGCTGTAGATACTCATGTTGAACGAGTGAGTAAGCGATTAGGACTTGCAGGTTGGAACGATTCGGTATTAGAAGTCGAGAAGAAATTGATGAAGCGTATCCCCAGAGATGAATGGACGCTTACACATCATCGACTTATTTTTTTCGGCAGATATCACTGCAAAGCTCAGAATCCGCAGTGTCAAATCTGTCCGTTACTTGATGTTTGTCGTGAAGGTAAGAAACGTATGAAAAGGTCACAAGTCAGAAAAGATAAATAA